The window ACAACATGAAAAGATAGAATGCTTAttattcaacatttttattattgtattgTTTTGCATTAATTTGTTGGTTTCCGACGATTGTCAAGTGATTAATCGCTTTGTTTTTATCGGAAACACAAGGGCGCATTCCGGAAGTGCGTCAGATGTACGGCTCGAGTAAAGTGTCAGCCGTCGACAGAGTCGCTTGTGATTCACAGCCAAACGTTAGTCTTGATCGGGCATTTGTGTTGACAGGTTGACGCGTAACCCCTTTTCTCTTGCACCCCCACCTACTATGGCAGCCACCGACCCCCGGTTGTCGAGTGACGGCGGACCGACCAGCAGAGGAGGGTACCCAGGTGGGGAGAGCCGCAAAGACCGCGACGGATCGGGCGGTGGTAACGGGGAAGACGACCGGGACCGAGGCAATTTCGAGTGCAACATTTGTTTCGACACTGCTAAGGATGCTGTCATCAGTATGTGCGGCCACTTGTTCTGGTACGGACCGAGCGAGAAGGGCTTTTCGGGATTGGGCGTGCCGATTGCTGTAAAATGATCAAATGTGACCTGTCGTGCGGCCTTTATTTACCTCTGTTTTAATGCCCCCTATCTACGATTTACTGATCATTACTAATCAAAGGTGTGTGTCCTTCACTTGACTTCATAAAACGTAAACATGCCTTTCTACATTGTGCCTTATGCTGACCTTGTATATTTTGACATAAATGGCTGACTTGCTGCTTGTAACACATTAACTAGCTTTCTCAGTTTGTGCAGATCAATGATGATTAAAGTTCTCGTTACTCACGGAACAAAACACAAACTTGTGTTATTAGTGCAAACTGGTTAAGGGTCAGGTTTAGAATGTGATTATGACCAATACTTACTATTTGGTAGCCAAAACGTGCATTGAATATTCATAACATATCGCACTTAACTAGAGGGAGTGCAAGGCATCTATCAGGCCTTTATTtgtacaaatatatttttatcacACTTGTGATCATTAGTTTAGTTGCCATGCTTCCCCACCAACCAGCCCCCTTGCCTTTGGCCTCCCCTAGGACCTCCAGACTTTGTAATATGATGCAACAATCAGTAAGGCAGCAGAGTGATGACATCAGTTCACCTGTTGCAACTTTCCATAGGAGTTGCCATAAAGCTCTcagaatgatgcagtgcaggtCTACTTACAGCAAAATATGCAAATAGTGAACCCACTTTTAACTGGAAAAATATTAATGGGGGGGGGAATGGCATTGGGATTATTTTCAAAGATTTTTTGCCATACAATGTAGTCTTAAATAACCCTAAAATTGTATTTGCCAAATGACCCGCATACCCCGCTTGGATTAATCTGTTCCACTCTGGTGTCATGTGACATCACATGGGCGCCTGCGGCATGAATTTATGACAGCCCGAATCTTGCAGTAGAGATAAACATCGATAAACATTTGTTCAGTTGCGTGCATATTCCGAAAGAATGCCAGCTATCTGGTAGCTGCTGTTACACAAATACTActttgtgtgagtgtgcatcTTTGTCCCTTTGTGTGTATCTCTCTGTGTGTTTGTCGTGCTCTCAGCTAGGTCTTTGTGTCATTCAGTCCCAAACTATGCCAAATAGAACATCTAAAAAGATAAATGCCGTGTACAAGAGGGGTTAAATATTTACAAAGCACATATTTTAGGTTGTGTTAGTGAAGCTAATTTAATTTCTCATCATTCAGGTCGGTTTACATGCAGAGCGTAAAAATATTTGTCCTACAAATTAATAATTGTACCTTTTCTCTTTTTCCAGCTGGCCCTGTCTCCATCAAGTAAGTTGACCATCATTAACTTTGCTGAGTACTTTATGGAAATAAGATCAAacagtattttctttttaaattgatgAGTTTCAAATTCTGGTCCTAACTATCTAATGATGGTGCTGATCCGAGTTTAATGGTCATTACACTTGCGTGTGATGGTACTTGGAAATCGGCACACGTAAGGTGACTTAGTCCAGCTTAAACATACTAATGCCTTTAATGCTTCTGGTTACGCTTCTTTCTGTGTGGCACACTTGAGCTGGATTTACACCGCATGGTTTAAGTGACACACATTACGCTTTCAGCCATTTGAATGCAAATGACAAACCAACACGTcgagaataaaaaaatgaaatgacttgCTTACGTTTttaatcctctgcaaagaaggactatatactgcccccaagtggcTAAGGTGcgcacaccagaaggagcagcacaatgtgtGTTGAACTGAAGCAAAAATGTGGCAAGACTGACCATATTTCtttcctcctgctgctgctgtttagTGGTTGGAGACGAGGCCTAGCAGACCACAGTGTCCTGTGTGTAAAGCCGGTATCAGCAGAGACAAGGTCATCCCACTGTATGGACGAGGGAGCTCCAGTCAGGAGGACCCTCGGTGCGCCCTTTGACCGTCAGACTGTGTGAAGGCCTGACGGTGTTCTTACGAGTGACTATTTGTGTTGGACTTTATTAGGTTGAAAACTCCCCCACGGCCTCAAGGACAGAGAACCGAACCAGAAAGCAGAGGCGGGGTGAGTCTGTTTTCATTACATTGACAAAAGTTGATTTCATGCACATTTCGCTCGTTTACCTTTCACTTAATCCCAAGTGACGTGTGCTTTTCAGATGTTCCAGGGTTTCAGCGACACCAGTTTCCACATGTCGTTTGGCATCGGCGCTTTTCCCTTCGGCTTCTTCACGACCGTCTTCAACGGCAACGACCTTTTTCACAGAGCAGGTAGAGTCGTTAATAAACGATCTATTTTATTAATGTGCATGTCGGATTGATTGTAATTTAACTTTGTTGTACCTATTTCCCCGCATCCCCCTCCCTCGTTTCTTTCCAGACCAATACCCAGGTGATGCCCAAGGCAACGGCGGTGACGGAAATCACAATTGGCAAGATTGCCTCTTCCTGTTCGTGgccgttttctttttcttctggcTGCTAAGCGTGTGACAAAGAGGACGAATGGCGAAGACGGACGGACAGAGGGGAAGGGATGGGTCACTTAACCTGAGCCACATACACTCATGTTTCTTTTCGTCTTCTTCTTGGGAAGAGCAGTTGTTCACAAGAAGCTTCCAATCTGCCTTTTGTTAATAGTGAAAAGCAGCTGTTGAATTACACTGTACAAATAATCAGTCTGTCTTTAGGGGGTCAGAAGAAGACAGTATTACGTGGTCAGGGGGACCAGGCTATGTCAAGTGAGAGTAATTCACCCCTCTACCTGTTTCTTGAGGCCCAGGACAGTGATGGAAGAGGACTGACTCCATTGGTTACCATAACAACCTTTTTCTTGCCTTTAAAAGGCCAAAGAGTAGCAGTCATTAGGTGTGTGTCGATATATTTGTCTTAAAGATGACTGCCAGTGCACTGTGATGCCATTTCAACCTGTCCTCATTTGTTCCAAAATGGGTTTCTTCTACCAAAGCTTCCCAAAATAAGAGTAGAAAAAGCGAAATCTCAATGAACCACATTGGGAAAATGATTTCGGGCAGACAGGCAGCAGTTAAGTGAACTGTGCATCGTAAACCATAAACCACATCCTGTATGTCAGAGCGAGTGATCCATTTGTATAAAgatttgtaaatgtttttttcttgttcttttaAATTCACTTGTAGCAAATGCACTGATAACCAGAatgctttttctaaattttgcCACGCAACATTGACACATTTTCTGCCAGTGTGTACCAATAAAAAAATAGGAGCTTGGCTAATGTGAGACTAAGCAAGACATTAAAATTTCTATCGAGGCAGCCACAATGTTTTGTGTCTTAATATATAGTCGAACTCTGAACACAACCCATTTTGCTTGCTCATGAGATCCAAAATCGACCCTAATGCAATGTGTTGAAAAATTAAGTGGGCTGGcacaatttagattttttttttttgacacaaaaCTTTTTTAATACAAATGAACAATATTTACGCAGTCAAGCGTATTTATAAAACTATCAAAAAATATTCTATTAAAAGAAATGATGGTCCTTTGTATAATATTGGCAACAGGGAAAATATTCCTAAGGCTAACACAACCGTTTTTCTGAGCCAACTTGCATGAACAATAGATGCAGTCAATCAAGAAAACCCGCATCAACGGGCTCAATCTTTTGAACATTTCGGTCAAAAACATTAACatttcaactttgaaaaagaattcaaacGTGCAAAATCAGCATTTTGGGGGGTAAACACCCCAATCATCGGCCCCTCCAGACCCCcgggctacttttcagtgtttttgccattctcatccccgTGACTAACATTAtcacttctttttttgggggatcTTGTTGGATTTGTTCAAAATCTTCATGAGATTTTTGGACATGAAGTATGGCTTCTCCAGAGAGCCATCATTGCGTTCCAAGTCTTCCACTGTGAAGAGTTTGGTGCAAAGTTAAAATATTTATCACACtggtttgaataaaaaaagaaaaacaatcttaGAATTGAAGCCTTGTTATTGTGTACTCACAGAAGCAGAGGAAGAGTGTGTCGACACACATGCTGTACACACTGAAGAATCCGTGAGCGATGAGGTAGCTACCAAACACTACCGTCTATGAAGGTCATTTGGAGAAACAACATTAAATGACTTAGTCGTTCACATGGGACGATGAAATCAACAAAGTCATACAATGATTGGCGTCCAGTAGTAGTTGAGGGTTTCTGACTGCGCTGTGCTGTGCGGAAGAGGAATTCGgccagagaagaagaagaaggccaaTACGCCTGCAAGAAAAAGTTTGGTATTACCATTTTGCTCAATAGGGATgctttagatttattttttttaattcaaaatgtgcaaaaaaaaatatatacgcaCCTACTCCGCCCACTACGAGGAATTTCCCAAAGAACAGCAACAGGTCGGTCACTTTATCGAGTATGACGGCTCTGTGAGGAACAATTATACATTGCTGTATTAGACTTTTAAGATTCATAAGTGAATAGAAGTTTTATTATAAACTGTAATTTTACCTTATTATGTTTCTCATGATCAGAAAGAAAGCATTCTTGGCTGAGGTACAGAAGTTTTTTCCATAAACAGCAATCTGTGGAAAAGCACAAGTActgcattacaaaaaaaaacttttaaataatacatatatTTAACAATAAGATAAATATAGTGTGCTTACCATGATGTATGCATTTCTATTGAGAAACTTGATGCACTTCTCCAGGCACCAGAAACAGCACTTCATGCAGCACAGAATAAAACGTGCAACGGGGTTCTGAGCCGCTG of the Syngnathus typhle isolate RoL2023-S1 ecotype Sweden linkage group LG20, RoL_Styp_1.0, whole genome shotgun sequence genome contains:
- the LOC133144846 gene encoding E3 ubiquitin-protein ligase RNF5-like — its product is MAATDPRLSSDGGPTSRGGYPGGESRKDRDGSGGGNGEDDRDRGNFECNICFDTAKDAVISMCGHLFCWPCLHQWLETRPSRPQCPVCKAGISRDKVIPLYGRGSSSQEDPRLKTPPRPQGQRTEPESRGGMFQGFSDTSFHMSFGIGAFPFGFFTTVFNGNDLFHRADQYPGDAQGNGGDGNHNWQDCLFLFVAVFFFFWLLSV